A window from Chitinispirillales bacterium encodes these proteins:
- the greA gene encoding transcription elongation factor GreA — protein sequence MARVPMTKSGFDKLVEELDRFRRVELPAIIEKVAEARSHGDLKENAEYHAARERQGQIQDKIRYLESRIADAQIIETEVNSDEIRFGSKVICCEIDDEDEKEEYVLVGADEANPSQGMVSVTSPLGQAFLGKKAGDIVEVAAPAGKYKLKIVSFE from the coding sequence ATGGCTCGTGTCCCGATGACAAAAAGCGGGTTTGATAAATTAGTAGAAGAATTAGACCGTTTTAGGCGGGTAGAATTACCAGCTATAATAGAAAAAGTTGCGGAAGCGCGCTCCCATGGCGATCTCAAAGAAAACGCGGAATATCATGCCGCCCGCGAAAGACAGGGGCAGATTCAGGATAAAATCCGTTATCTTGAAAGCCGCATCGCAGACGCCCAGATTATCGAAACCGAAGTAAACAGCGATGAAATTCGTTTCGGCTCAAAAGTTATTTGCTGTGAAATCGACGACGAAGACGAAAAGGAAGAGTATGTTTTGGTCGGCGCCGACGAGGCAAATCCATCGCAAGGGATGGTTTCGGTAACTTCACCGCTTGGACAGGCGTTTTTGGGTAAAAAAGCGGGGGATATTGTCGAAGTTGCCGCTCCTGCCGGAAAATACAAGTTGAAAATCGTTTCGTTTGAGTAA